Sequence from the Miscanthus floridulus cultivar M001 chromosome 16, ASM1932011v1, whole genome shotgun sequence genome:
caattgcatcatgaatagcacttagagcagtgtcattgttttggagaagcatttCTTCGGCCacagtgggattctccggatcaccaatctcaattttggtttctaccaccttccacacctttctattgattgacttgatgtgtgtggtcatctttgacttccaataaggataatttgtgccatcaaattgggtggcttcttggtgttgttgatttgagccatttttacaccgaaggttgttaagcctcaaatcacggtgacctcatctctgataccacttgaatggtcctaatggctagagggggtgaatagcctaataaaaatttctacaacaacacttaacacaatagttagacaattatgaggcgaagcaagtgttgcgctagcctactcaaaatgcaagacacctaccataattctagtttagatagtatctatttacacaatagctatgacactaccctatgttagtgtgctctcaaaggctaactaaagagccacaccaaccaagcaagcaagctctcacaactagctacactaaagagcttgacaactagtttacgtaatgtaaagagagtgatcaagaaggctATACCGTCATGCAGATGAAGGAaataatcaatcacaaggatgaataacaatgaagaccaatcacctcggaatcaaatgatgaacacaatgattttttaccgaggttcacttgcttgccggcaagctactcctcattgtggcgattcactcacttagaggttcacgagctaattggcatcacacgccaaaccctcaatagggtgccgcacaaccaccacaagatgaggatcacacaagccacgagcaatccactagagtaccttttggctctccaccggggaaaggtcaagaaccccttacaatcaccacgatcagagccaaagacaatcaccaccctctgctcaatgatccttgctgctccaagccatctaggtggcggcaaccaccaagagtaacaagcaaaacccgtagcgaaacatgaacaacaagtgcctctagatgcaaacactcaaacaatgcacttggattctctcccaatctcacaaagatgatgaatcaatgatggagatgagtgggagggcttgggctaagctcataaggttgctatgtcaatgcaaatggccaagagagtaagcttgaaccggccatggggcttaaatagaagcctccatgaaatagagccgttataccccttcactgggcataacacgggttgaccggacgcttcggttagttgaccggacgctgagcccccatCGTTCGGTCACTCGTAGTCAGCCACATGTCCTaacttcaacggtcatcagtcttgaccagacgctgcgcctgagttgactggacgctgaacacctagcgtccggtcgtttacagtaaggttccaaaactgaCTTTTGCTGACcaaacatgtccggtcatgctcgaccggaccctgccagcatccggtcacactttgacttcttactgtgctgaccgacaacacgactgGACGTAGCCCTTTAGCATctagtcgctgagcgacccagtgtccggtccttTGACtaacgccagcatctttgcgaccaactccatttcatctcaaacttctttacccttgctcaattgtgccaaccaccaagtgtatcaccttgtgcacatgtgttagcatattttcataaacattttcaagggtgttagttctccactagatcctaaatgcatttgcaatgagttagagcatctagtggcactttgataaccgcattccgatatgagtttcacccctcttaatagtacggctatcagacctaaatgtgatcacactcctATGGTTCATACCTTGATGACTAAAACAACATAGCTCCTATGgttcatacctttgccttgagctttttgtttttctctttcttctttccaactccaagcacttgatcatcaccatggcatcatcttcatcatgctatgatctttgtttgctttgcaacttggagtgtgctacctatctcatgatcacttgataaactaggttagcacttagggtttcatcaattcaccaaaaccaaaactagagctttcacatggcCTCACAGAGGCCACGACGCCTGAGGATCGTCTAGCCcaccgagaaattcgcacgttgctcgaacgCGTGGCGGCGTAGCAGGCGAAGAGCTTGTTGTCTCGGCAACACGAGCTTGGCACCAGTCAGCATATGCCCTCAGTGTGCCCCGCCAAGGACACATTGGTACACCAGACACCACCAGGTGGTCGGCAGCACACCGCTGTCCTGGTGCAACAATGTCTCAGCCACAACCGCGACGCACGCAGCACCATCAACGCACGCAGACACGCCTACAATAACTCACAAGAGGGAGCCAaacatggctaccaccctcgacGCGGCAGAtgctatgacagcggcgaggaccagaGCCTGACCCCTAGCCTACcaagccctcaggccttcggtcggcacatcctcaatgatgcgttcccaccaaggtatcgaccccctactaatatccctaaatactctaggAGATAAACCTtgggctttggcttgaagactattggcttgcatgtcaagccgaTGGTGTAGATGATGATGATTTcatcatccacaaccttccactatttTTGGCCGATTCGGCCCGAGCCTGGTTGGAACACCTATCGTCCAACGCCGtctagagttgggcggacctaagggaagtctttgtgggaaacttttagggcatgtacaagcgccctaggaacccatggggcctcaagaactaccgccagaaagctgatgaaaccctccatgggtacattcggtgcttctcccgatagtgcaatgagctcccgaaTGTCGCTAATGCCGatgtcataggagccttcctatctaggacaacctgtgagtctttggtCCACAAGCTACGACGCAAGGGCccgtggaccaccaaggagctcctggacattgccactagccatgccttaggagaagaggcggtcagagcaatcttcgaccatttcgatggcaaggcaaggcaggacaaGGGCGCcaacgaaggcacctccaactatTCCACCaagagaaagaataagaagcaacagcgCGACGACTTGCTAGCAGCCActgctgaccacaagggtggCTGGAAGCCCGCAGAGGGCACTCAaaaccacttcaaaaaaaatgctcgaggggccatgcccaaaccatgctttcccggccaagcatctgtacaaggattgtggcctcatgtgCAAATTCTTGTTTGGAAGCTCCAATAaaggggagaaggggaaggatcTGCCCCCCACTATAGATGACACCAAGGAGAAGGATGACGCTTTCTCGACTCTGAACGgcaccctcatgatcttcggaggatcaacggcttACGACTCCAAACGATGCCAGAAGATCGCATGCCACGAGGTCTATATGACCGGACCGGCCATGCCTGCCTTCCTCTGATGGTTAGAATTTGCCATAACCTTCGAcaggaccgaccatccggatgccatcccacacctggggaggtacccacttgttgttgacccgatcatcggctcGAAGCgactcacgaaagtactgatggacgaaggcagcggcctcaacatcatgtacgccaagacgctcgatgagatgggcgtcgactggATGAACCTCTACCCCATCCAAGCACCTTTCCATGGAGTCATGCCTGGCAAACAGGCCATGCTAATGGGACAGATCGATCTGCTGGTCACCTTCGAggatcagtccaattacaggactaagaccctcacctttgacatggtagggttccccagaaccttccacgccatcctaggatgtccatgttacgcaaagttcatggccatccccagctatacatacctcaagctaaagatgctgggtcCCCGCGAGGTCATCACCGTCTACACCTCCTTCTGGTGCGtttacgagtgcgaagtcaaaTGTTGCGGCCATGCCGTAGTAGTTGTCGCCTTCGGAGAGCTCACCACcctcagggaagaggtcaccaaagaagcgccCGACACGAAGAAATCGATAGGGTCATTCAAATCGGTAGAGggctctaaggaggtcctcatggaCCCCAGTAGCCCCAAGGGTAAaaaggtacgcattggtaccacactctcctccaaataggaaagcacgctcgttgacttcctccgcaacaacaaagacatctttgcatggaaaccctcggatatgccaggcatcctgagggaggttgccgagcacaccttgaaaatccacccagggtccaagctggtgaagcaatgcctgcaccgcttcgatgaggaaaagcgcagggccattggtgaagagatagcaaaactattggccgctgggttcatcagggaagtacaccacctagagtggttagcaaatcccattcttgtgcgaaagaagagtaggaaatggaggatgtgtgtcgactacataggcctcaacaaggcatgcccaaaggacccatttcctttgccacgcatagaccaaatagtcgattctacctcaaggtgcaaaaccctctgcttccttgacgcatactctggctaccactaGATTCTGATGAGAGAGTCCAactagctcatgacatcttttaccacccccttcagatcattctgctacattttaatgccattcggtctgaagaatgttggggcaacttaccagcactGTATGCTCAGCTACTTtgaggacctcatcgggtggaccattgaggcctacgttgacgacatcatagttaagcccaaatgggctgaccaccttatCGCTgatcttgaacaaacctttgcgaaactccaggcaaatggcatcaaacttaatcccaaaaagtgtgttttcagggtcctgaggggcatgctgctcggcttcattgtctccgagcatggcatcgaagccaacccagagaaaatctcagccatcacaaggatgggcccgatccagaacataaagggggttcagcggatcacagggtgccttgccaccctcagccgattcattttgcACCTCAGCGAACAAGGACTCCTCCTTTATCGACTCTTAAAGAAAGCCAACCACTTCGAGTGGACGGCCGAGGCccaggaggtgcttgacatggtcaagctacttctaacaaaacccctagtcctagttcctccaagcgacagagaatccctcctattgtacatagcggccaccacgcaagtggtcagcgccgccttactagtagagcaggaagaagaggggcacactttcaaggtgcagcgccctgtgtatttcatcagcaaggtactatctgactccaaaacctgctactcctagatccaaaaactcctatac
This genomic interval carries:
- the LOC136511142 gene encoding uncharacterized protein, which encodes MDEGSGLNIMYAKTLDEMGVDWMNLYPIQAPFHGVMPGKQAMLMGQIDLLVTFEDQSNYRTKTLTFDMVGFPRTFHAILGCPCYAKFMAIPSYTYLKLKMLGPREVITVYTSFWCVYECEVKCCGHAVVVVAFGELTTLREEVTKEAPDTKKSIGSFKSVEGSKEVLMDPSSPKGKKVRIGTTLSSK